A window of Xanthocytophaga agilis contains these coding sequences:
- a CDS encoding T9SS type A sorting domain-containing protein, which translates to MWNLLLLSSTSLLAQSPVRQWDKTFGGNHYDELRSMVPTADGGYLLAGSSWSGIGAEKSDTNRGGPDYWIIKVTKDGSKQWDKTYGGTGEDRLEHILPTIDGGYLLAGSSSSGKGGEKSDGNRGENDYWIVKITKDGAKQWDKTFGGNSQDFLTAIVPTSDGGYLLGGQSSSDSGAEKSDGNRGDFDYWIVKVTKDGSKQWDKTYGGTGGDAPYSMVSSLTGGYLLGGSSSSGIGNEKSESNRGSLDYWIIKISDNGVKEWDKTIGASDWDLLLTMLPTWDGGYLLGGYSTSNAGGEKSESNRGQASFTGDQWIVKVSSDGTKQWDKTFGGSEHDELRCMIPTIDGGYLLGGPSWSGIGGEKTDINKGGPDYWIIKVTRDGVKQWDKTFGGSEDDRVFSILPTPDGNYLLGGSSYSGISGDRSTANRGESDFWLVQTTVDPIYSFHRTINFNGPSVRIDGKIFQSSNSVKNFSYTGYSFSNQAVPLLPPTDSDRATMIRSSLWGNSDKPLTINIGDIPKGAYQIYLYVWEDNASEFFEIYLENKLVERYSSGEAGSWKRLGPYSVTVTDGTLNLGSVGGAANFSGIEIYQVSPSLPATPSQLKAVASAPFQVNLSWKDNAIDETAYVVEYAESANGPFRELFPSSATILFPGTLAANTTSFAAFSQANTQICYRVRAVRQTVSSAYSNIVCATPPASLEQVGSWQGKSSVAGGNVSGTRTQAVGFSINGKGYVATGFDHLFSPHLKNDLWEYDPITNNWTRKADFPGGMRFAAVGFSVNGKAYLGLGIDSSGNRRKDWWEYNPLTNSWTRKADFPGQARSMAVGFTLTGKGYLGMGYSGSVYLKDFWMYDDQSDRWIQKADFGGQAGALPTNPSNELSFGRVAVGFVIGDKGYINTTTQLSSQHYGEHAATSEFYQYDPLTNYWTRRNSIIIGAGAAGFSIGDKGYMGIGSPNPSFVTPSGNFSRLFYQYDPQKDLWFEDASFPQGLSDAATFVINNTGYMATGFNYATMNTPAVYAFTPAQLPSTLYRAINLNGPAVVIDGKNFESSQNAANFSFSGNTFINQSVTLQPDTDANRASMIRSSIWGNSAGPDLKINLLNVTPATYQLYLYTWEDNVSQTFDIYLEGNKVESAYSSGTAGSWKKLGPYLTTVTDGTLTLSASGGDANFSGIEVYKVSSSARLAASLPEHDNSGLSIYPNPAINQNTRIQAQGFLPYETITVSVYDLRGKRVHHSLRKVDSTGNVDTDLHMLGMGSGLYVLMVTGKQTVQKAKLVINY; encoded by the coding sequence TTGTGGAACCTACTACTTTTATCCTCAACTTCACTTCTGGCCCAGTCGCCTGTCAGGCAATGGGATAAAACGTTTGGAGGAAACCACTATGATGAACTTCGCTCGATGGTCCCCACTGCTGATGGAGGGTATTTGCTCGCTGGATCATCCTGGTCAGGGATCGGAGCAGAAAAGTCAGATACAAACAGAGGTGGCCCTGATTACTGGATTATAAAAGTGACTAAAGACGGTAGTAAACAGTGGGACAAAACCTATGGAGGCACTGGTGAAGACCGGTTGGAACACATTCTGCCAACGATAGATGGAGGGTATCTGCTCGCCGGGTCATCTTCCTCAGGGAAAGGAGGAGAAAAGTCTGATGGCAATAGAGGGGAAAACGATTACTGGATTGTAAAAATCACCAAAGATGGTGCTAAGCAATGGGATAAAACGTTTGGAGGAAATAGTCAGGATTTTCTTACGGCTATTGTTCCAACCTCAGATGGAGGGTATTTGTTGGGTGGACAATCTTCTTCCGATAGTGGTGCAGAAAAATCGGACGGTAATAGAGGAGATTTTGATTATTGGATTGTAAAAGTGACTAAAGATGGTAGTAAACAGTGGGATAAAACCTATGGAGGCACTGGTGGTGATGCACCTTATTCTATGGTTTCATCTCTAACTGGAGGGTATTTGCTAGGAGGGTCGTCCAGTTCAGGAATAGGAAACGAAAAATCAGAAAGTAACAGGGGATCTTTGGATTATTGGATTATCAAAATCAGTGATAATGGAGTGAAAGAGTGGGATAAAACCATTGGCGCCAGCGATTGGGATCTGCTTCTGACCATGCTTCCAACATGGGATGGAGGCTATTTGCTTGGAGGATATTCTACTTCAAATGCTGGAGGAGAAAAATCAGAGTCCAATAGAGGGCAAGCCTCTTTTACAGGTGATCAATGGATTGTAAAGGTCTCCAGCGATGGCACTAAACAATGGGATAAAACGTTTGGAGGCAGTGAACACGATGAACTTCGGTGCATGATCCCCACTATTGACGGAGGGTATTTGTTAGGGGGACCTTCCTGGTCGGGAATTGGAGGGGAGAAAACGGATATAAACAAAGGCGGACCCGATTACTGGATTATAAAAGTGACCAGAGATGGCGTTAAACAATGGGACAAAACGTTTGGGGGAAGTGAGGATGACAGGGTGTTTTCTATTCTTCCCACTCCGGACGGTAATTATCTGCTGGGAGGAAGCTCTTATTCAGGTATTAGTGGAGATAGATCCACTGCCAACAGAGGAGAATCCGACTTCTGGCTTGTTCAGACTACAGTAGACCCGATCTATAGCTTCCATCGCACTATTAACTTCAATGGGCCTTCTGTGAGAATTGATGGAAAGATTTTTCAATCCAGTAATAGTGTGAAAAACTTTAGTTATACCGGGTATTCTTTTTCAAACCAGGCTGTACCTCTACTTCCTCCTACTGACTCAGACAGAGCTACGATGATCCGCTCTTCTTTGTGGGGAAATTCTGACAAACCACTTACAATCAACATCGGAGATATTCCAAAGGGTGCCTATCAGATATATCTATATGTTTGGGAAGACAATGCCTCTGAATTCTTTGAGATCTATCTGGAAAATAAACTGGTTGAACGCTATAGCAGTGGTGAGGCCGGAAGCTGGAAAAGGCTTGGCCCGTATAGCGTCACTGTTACAGACGGGACGCTCAATCTGGGTAGCGTGGGGGGAGCTGCAAACTTTTCGGGCATAGAAATATACCAGGTTTCTCCCTCACTACCTGCCACGCCTTCACAGTTGAAAGCAGTTGCTTCTGCGCCTTTTCAGGTGAATCTTTCCTGGAAAGACAATGCAATCGATGAAACAGCCTATGTAGTCGAATATGCTGAATCGGCTAATGGTCCTTTCAGGGAGCTTTTCCCCAGTTCTGCCACTATATTATTTCCAGGTACATTGGCTGCAAATACTACTTCTTTTGCGGCTTTCTCACAGGCAAACACACAGATTTGTTACCGGGTAAGAGCTGTCCGCCAGACAGTCAGTTCTGCGTATTCGAATATTGTCTGCGCAACGCCTCCTGCCTCACTGGAACAGGTTGGTAGCTGGCAGGGAAAAAGTTCTGTGGCTGGAGGCAATGTTAGCGGTACCCGCACACAGGCAGTAGGGTTCTCTATTAATGGAAAAGGGTACGTGGCAACCGGATTTGATCATCTGTTTTCGCCCCACTTGAAAAATGATCTTTGGGAGTATGATCCAATCACTAATAACTGGACACGAAAAGCGGATTTTCCGGGTGGTATGCGCTTTGCTGCCGTTGGGTTTTCTGTGAACGGAAAGGCCTATCTGGGATTGGGGATTGACTCAAGTGGAAACAGAAGAAAAGACTGGTGGGAATATAATCCGCTGACTAACAGCTGGACCCGGAAAGCCGATTTTCCGGGGCAGGCACGCTCTATGGCTGTTGGTTTTACACTGACAGGAAAAGGATATCTGGGAATGGGCTACAGTGGTAGTGTTTACCTGAAAGATTTCTGGATGTATGATGATCAGAGTGATCGCTGGATACAAAAGGCAGATTTTGGCGGTCAGGCAGGAGCTTTGCCTACCAATCCCTCCAATGAGCTTTCTTTTGGCCGTGTTGCCGTAGGTTTTGTTATTGGTGATAAAGGGTATATCAATACGACTACCCAACTTTCGTCTCAGCACTATGGAGAACATGCGGCTACAAGTGAATTTTATCAATATGATCCACTGACCAATTACTGGACCCGGCGAAACAGTATTATCATAGGGGCAGGAGCGGCTGGTTTTTCGATTGGAGATAAGGGGTATATGGGTATTGGTAGTCCAAACCCTAGTTTTGTTACTCCTTCAGGCAACTTTTCTCGCTTGTTCTACCAGTACGATCCGCAAAAAGATCTCTGGTTTGAAGATGCTTCCTTTCCGCAAGGACTATCCGATGCAGCCACCTTTGTAATTAATAATACAGGGTATATGGCAACAGGTTTTAATTATGCAACCATGAATACACCGGCTGTCTATGCGTTTACACCTGCCCAGTTACCTAGTACCTTATACAGAGCCATAAATCTGAACGGACCTGCAGTAGTGATTGATGGAAAGAACTTTGAATCCAGCCAGAATGCTGCAAACTTTTCCTTTAGTGGCAACACATTCATCAATCAGTCAGTGACATTGCAACCAGATACGGATGCAAACCGAGCTAGTATGATCCGATCTTCTATCTGGGGCAACTCAGCAGGGCCTGACCTGAAGATAAATCTTTTAAATGTAACACCAGCCACCTATCAGCTCTATCTATACACCTGGGAAGACAATGTCTCTCAGACTTTTGATATTTATCTGGAAGGAAATAAAGTGGAATCCGCTTACAGCAGTGGGACAGCAGGAAGCTGGAAGAAGCTGGGCCCATACCTGACTACTGTCACAGATGGCACCCTAACGCTTTCTGCCTCAGGAGGAGATGCTAACTTTTCCGGTATTGAAGTGTACAAAGTAAGTAGTTCTGCCAGATTAGCCGCTTCATTACCAGAGCATGACAATTCCGGACTTAGTATTTATCCCAATCCAGCCATAAACCAAAATACCCGAATCCAGGCTCAGGGTTTTCTGCCCTATGAGACAATCACTGTAAGTGTATACGATTTGAGAGGAAAAAGAGTGCACCATAGTTTACGTAAAGTTGATTCTACAGGTAATGTAGATACAGACCTTCACATGCTGGGTATGGGTAGTGGACTATATGTGCTAATGGTAACTGGAAAACAAACTGTTCAGAAAGCTAAATTAGTCATAAACTACTAG
- a CDS encoding zinc-dependent alcohol dehydrogenase family protein has product MKAMVLQGVCDLMDRKEPLNLCDIPVPKPEPDQILIQVSCCGVCHTELDEIEGRTPPPAYPVVPGHQVVGYVHQVGEKVTRWKKGDRVGVAWLFSTCGKCEFCKSGRENLCPHFKATGRDTNGGYAEYMVVGQDAAYAIPAIFSDEQAAPLLCAGAIGYRSLLLAGLTNGQTLGLSGFGASAHLVLKMARFLYPYSDLYVFARSEQERLFALSLGASWVGDFTDIPPTFCHVIIDTTPVWKPILSSLYYLLPGGRLVINAIRKESIDKVSMATIDFAAQLWMEKEIKSVANITRHNVEEFLKLAARIPIIPQVESYPFLQANEALSDLKEKRLKGAKVLMMH; this is encoded by the coding sequence ATGAAAGCGATGGTTTTACAAGGGGTATGTGATCTGATGGATCGGAAAGAGCCCCTGAATTTGTGTGATATACCTGTTCCCAAACCTGAACCTGACCAAATTCTGATTCAGGTCTCTTGTTGTGGGGTATGTCATACCGAACTCGATGAAATAGAAGGTAGAACGCCACCACCTGCCTATCCTGTCGTGCCTGGCCATCAGGTGGTAGGATATGTACATCAAGTCGGAGAAAAGGTCACACGCTGGAAGAAAGGGGACAGAGTAGGTGTTGCCTGGTTATTTTCTACCTGTGGGAAATGTGAATTCTGTAAATCTGGACGTGAAAATCTATGCCCACACTTTAAAGCTACCGGGCGGGATACCAATGGTGGCTATGCAGAGTATATGGTGGTCGGACAGGATGCTGCCTATGCCATACCAGCAATCTTTTCAGATGAGCAGGCAGCACCACTCCTGTGTGCAGGGGCGATTGGCTATCGTTCGCTTTTGCTGGCTGGTCTGACTAATGGACAAACGCTGGGATTAAGTGGTTTTGGAGCTTCAGCCCATTTGGTACTGAAGATGGCCCGATTCCTCTACCCGTATTCAGATCTGTATGTATTTGCCCGAAGTGAACAAGAACGTTTGTTTGCCTTGTCTCTTGGTGCCAGTTGGGTGGGTGATTTTACAGATATTCCACCCACTTTCTGCCATGTAATCATTGATACGACCCCTGTATGGAAGCCTATTCTTTCTAGTTTGTATTATCTGCTTCCCGGGGGGAGATTGGTCATAAATGCGATCCGAAAAGAATCTATTGATAAGGTATCTATGGCTACTATCGATTTTGCTGCACAGTTGTGGATGGAAAAAGAAATAAAAAGTGTAGCTAATATCACACGCCATAATGTAGAGGAATTCTTAAAGCTTGCAGCCCGAATCCCGATCATTCCTCAGGTAGAGTCTTATCCTTTCCTACAGGCTAATGAGGCTTTATCTGATCTGAAAGAAAAGCGCTTAAAGGGGGCTAAGGTACTAATGATGCACTAA
- a CDS encoding redoxin domain-containing protein has product MKVHSDTNKLSLGELVPNFEGESQLGRVKLSDYRGRWLVFFSYPADFTPVCSSEVVAFSRIYKQLREHDCELVGLSTDSVATHRPWLESIETWMKESIFFPIIGDPYGYIARQYGMIMPDLNSTQASRSTFIIDPKQVLQVSIYYPLPVGRNTEEILRLIQALTAVSQQGKATPANWQAGDKLISLSVSSKAPAHSSHK; this is encoded by the coding sequence ATGAAAGTACACTCGGACACCAATAAACTATCTCTGGGAGAACTGGTACCCAATTTTGAAGGAGAGAGTCAGTTAGGACGTGTAAAGCTTTCCGATTACCGGGGTCGCTGGCTGGTCTTTTTTTCGTATCCGGCTGATTTTACACCTGTCTGTAGTTCAGAAGTGGTTGCTTTTTCCAGGATTTATAAGCAACTTCGTGAGCATGATTGTGAGTTAGTGGGGTTAAGTACCGACAGTGTAGCCACCCATCGTCCATGGCTCGAATCAATTGAAACCTGGATGAAAGAATCGATATTCTTTCCCATTATTGGCGATCCCTATGGATATATTGCCCGGCAATATGGAATGATTATGCCTGATCTGAATTCAACTCAGGCTTCCCGCTCTACCTTTATTATTGATCCCAAACAAGTTTTGCAGGTATCTATTTACTATCCACTACCCGTTGGTCGAAATACAGAAGAGATTTTGCGGCTAATACAGGCTTTAACAGCTGTCAGTCAACAAGGCAAGGCAACTCCTGCCAACTGGCAAGCTGGAGATAAGCTCATTTCACTCTCTGTTTCCTCTAAAGCTCCGGCTCATAGTAGCCATAAATAA